The Brachypodium distachyon strain Bd21 chromosome 4, Brachypodium_distachyon_v3.0, whole genome shotgun sequence nucleotide sequence ATGCAATTCAATTCATCCAATGTACTGGTCGTATGCAACGACATAATTACAATGCAATTCATTCAGGCAGTCATAAGCAGTGCCtgatatcatcatcaagaaGGTTACAACGCAATTCAATCCAAGCATAAACATTACACAATATTATATACAGAATACATCTCCATCCAAGCTGAAGTTGACAGAATATAAGATACCTAAGGACCCATATTAACATTGATGATGTTTAGATGAGCAAAACTCTTGTTGGCTCTCGAATAAAATATATGGAAACCTTCTCGATATTTCCTGTTTTTCCTGTATACAAAGAAGGGACATTCATGTAGTATTATTAGTGCAGCTGTAAAGTAAGGAGCAATGGACTGACAGGAACAATAGTATGACTACATTGAGAGGCTATAAAGACGGCAAAAATCAATTACAAACATCGGACTTCGTGAATGAACATAGACAATTAAGTACAACATAGGCAAGGATCAATCTCTAGCTACTCCTGGGCCATTTCTAACAAAAATACAAAGGTTGACATTACCATCAACAGCAGCAGAGGATTTGTTAACATTAATTTCAGATCAAGTTCTTGTTCAAAGACAAAACAATAAGTAAAAATCATAGCCATAATTGAAACTTGAAAGAGGGGAAAATAAAGggttgaagaagaaagagggaACCGACCAAGCCGTCGACTGCCGCTAGGAGGCTACAAATCGGCGGGAGGTGGCTGGCAGTGACGAATCCAGCTAGCAGCGGCCCAATCTGTTAAATGATGGCTTAGCTTGCTAATGAACTTCTTAACAAAGCCTCGATTTAAATTGACCAGATGGGTACAacctgaaaaaggaaaatagagGCTTACCAATAGCAAATAAGTATAAAGCACTACTGCCACATTGTGATACATCATACAATAAGTAATATGAGTACAAATCAACATCTAATTGGCAAGAACACCGcatctgaaaaagaaaaaaggggcTTACCAATAGCAAATAATATATAACAGATAATAAGATCTTACTAAATAAGAAAATATAGTAATTAATCAGAACAACCTGCTGCAATAAAGAATTCAAATTGCACAGGCCAGAGTTACATAAACTAGTGGCTCTTTGTCTCTCAAACTTGGACACGAAAGTCATACAAATGCAAAACAAATGTAGCACGCAATATACGAGTTCAGATATTAAACAGATATGAGTGTTGGGTGCTTACTTCAGCCAGCATGTAAGAGAGATAAGCCAGGAGCATCATAGTAGAAACTTCACGGTCAGTGAGTGCCTGGAAAGAACGCAAAATTAGAGGCAAGTCATAACAGTGGAATTTGATCAAGGGATGATAGTGTTGGGTGCTTACTTCAGCCAGCACGTAAGAGAAATAAGGCATGAGCATCATAGTAGAAACTTTCCGTGTGTTTCTAGCCGACCGACAGGAAAATGTTTTGTTCTCCTGTGTGCCATGTAATTCCTGACAGGGAATACTTATATTCCTGTCGGCCGGCTGCGGGCCCGACAGGAATAGAAGCCTTCCGACAAGGATATATCGGTTTGTGGTAGTGATGGCAGGCGATCATGACGAAGTCACACAGATGGTGCTGAGACGAACCGATTCGTATTCCGCCTCCTCTGTATGATTTTAGGGCGCACATCATGCATCATTCAGTTCATTGTCTTCCACACATACACGACAACATACTCTGGGCAACATGCATGCCAACAACACACCACGGATTATCGCTTGTCTCATACAGCgtgtgtttcctttttctagaAGGCTTGATTTGGTCTCAGCTATAACGATTCTATACTGATCGGTCAGAGAGATATACTTGCACTATAAATATATCGATTAGAGCGAGGGAAAATATTGCAAAAGGTGCCCAAAGTTCCTATCGACATGATTTGTTTCTCTCCAATACCTTACTAAGAACTCGATTCTACAGGGCTCGAGCAGCGAGCAATTTTACTTTCTGTTCGTGGAAGAAAGGTGGAAGGTAGATCACATACTAGTATTTAAGCTCTGGCAGTAAAGTAAAGACTGTGTGAACTTAACTTACAGGCAAGGTTCACGATGTTGGGATGATTTTGCAGGGTTCACCAGAAAGAACTGACCTGCTGTTTCTACTAAAGGCCGGTTGCCCATTTGTACAGTCTCTTGACTGAGCTGATagtctcgcaaaaaaaaaaaaaaagctgacaGGTTTTGGTTTAGACCGTGCATTAGTAAACCTTTCTGTCATTAAAGATATGTACTTATCTTTAACAATAGAAAGTAACAGAAATTTCCATGTTCCCTTGAAAGAAATGTACTTATTCTGTATTGtgcaaaaattaaaaatttgCTACACATATAAATGCCTTTTTTACGAGTAATATAGTTGCAATATTAGCCCCTCATTGATTGttaattttttgttgtgtATATACAACAAATGAGCATATGGTGTCACAAAGGATCTCCGAAGTTTTTCCAGAGTTTCTTGAAATTTTCAaatcttttgattttcttcttctaaagaGGGTAGGTGAGCTGAGTGAACAAACGTGCcggacattttttttttccttttcaaacTACAATTTACCTCATCACTTCGAAATTATTTGGATTAAGCTGAGCGTATATATGATTTCACAAAGTACTTTTGTAGTACTACCATTGTTAACCATGCATTATTGGATTTATAATTCCAGATCGAAGACAGAATACACATGTTAAATCAGAgcagaaagggagagaaaCACAATTAATTACTCGAATGAATCAATCACGATCGATGCGCTAGAGGAGTTAACCACGTCCAAACTGAGCACATATATTCAGGTTCCAAAAATATGTTGTTTGATCAAGCTAGTAGAGATGTTGGAACAGTCGAGTTCTCCGCCAACTCCGGCAGTCCACTCGATCGCATGGTGTGTGCTGTCATTGTTGTTTGGTCATCTCCAAAATCCACCAAGTTACACCAAATTTCAAACCGTGGACAAAGCAATAATACAATTTATTAGGTATGTGTTGTAAGATGGGAAAGGTGCAGGACTTGCACTTTTATAGGCGCACAATCGAGGCGCACAATCGaaccaaagaaacaaagaGTGAAATCTTGTCGATCGGGCTCACATAGTTTGCATTTGGTACACATGCTGAACTAGGTTAGTTCTACATGAGATCTATATGCTACTAACGAATGGACCATAAGTTCATGAGGGATTAACTGATTAACTGGTTATCACTGATCCGcttctaaatttttttggtACACAACAAATGGTCATATGAATCTACAAAATATTGCAAGTGGTACAGAGTATTCTAATCCCCCCTGCAGATATAGTTGTATACATATGTGAACTTTTTCCTGAATTTCTTAAAAATTTCAAGTGTTTTGacctttttttctccttctaaATAGATCGTGTGCTCAGTTGGGAAATCAATTCCAGACATTTTTAACTTTTGAAACTACATCTATCTCAATTGTTTTGAACCTTGCTGTGGTTATTGTTTTGTTTAATGTCAAACTTAATTCGCAACTGGAATGTGTTATGTTGGAATGTGCGTGGCATAAACTCAGAAGAAAAACATGCTCCTCTCAGGCTTCATATTAATGACAATGCAGCCTCTGTAGTCTGTCTACAAGCAACTAAAAGGGAACATTTTGATCATTCCTATATTCTGGGGGCCTAATTACGATCTGGAACAGTGCTTGTTTCACTGGTAATGTGATTTTTATAGTAACCATTGGGCCATTATAATTCGTTTCACTTCAAACcacacctcctcctcttggaCCCTCTGCAACATATATGGACCTTGTTCTGGTGACAGACGTGTGGAATTCACTGACTGGCTTTATGAGCTGCAAATTGATCCCAATGATAATTGGGTTTTAATGGGAGATTTCAATTTTATCAGATCGATGGAAAATAGGAATAGACCCGGTGAGAATACAGATGACATGTTGCTGTTTAATGATGTCATTCGAGTTTTAGAGCTTGTAGAAATTCCAATTAAGGGAACGTCTTTCACTTGGAGTAATATGCAAGATTCTCCTTTACTAGAGCAGCGTCGTCGCCAAAACCTGGGACGCAATGGTATCCAATCGACGGTGCATCTTGGTTCAACTGGCAAGTGTTCAACAAGCAATTGTCAGTACAAATTCGCAATCAACAAGAACTTTGTAGCAACATATACTATAAATACAAGTCGGTTCCAAGGATGGATGCATATCTAACGTTTAATGAGCATGAAGTACTTTTTCATTTGCAAAGAGAATAATTCCAATGATTAAGTTGGAAGATATTTAATTTGTAAGCAAGTAACAAGTAATTATACAGATACCCCAACAAGTGGCTGCACTTCATCCACTTCTCTTCAAGCGACTAGCGAGCTAGCATGGACTCCCTCGATACATATCAATTCCAAAACCAAATTCACTAGGCATGGACTCCCAGTGGTCCCATTTTCTAGAAAAGCTTCCTTTGAAAGTAAAGAAACTAATTGTACTTAAGTTTTACCAAATGAGACATATAAATTTGATATTTTACCAACCGTATATATATAGCCCAACCAAGTCTCAGCTCAATTACGCTCAACGTGATGGAGTGTGTCTGAGCAACTATAGTAATGccttttatattttatttgcttaaCACCAAACCACCTTATGAGCTATGCCCTCTTGACACGATCGAAGGTCCATTATCCACAAAGAGAGCCCGTACTTTCTGTCGGTAAACACCGCAAAGCCGATGATGTACCAAAGGCAAACAGTTTGAATGCTACAATGGCACAATCTCACAAATAACCAAGCCCATCCCCTGGTGCATCATGTGGTTCTACAGCGAATACATGTGTTCAAATTACAACAACACTGGCTCAGCCTTTAGTGACCAGGGGAAGACTACCACATATACAGCTGGTTCTTGTGGACACTGAACATATCATAACTAGGCACTTGCCCAAGCCTAAATCAAGCTTGATTGTGTCCTAAAAATACCAGATGTGCCATTAGCGATAAAATACTAGCCCAAATTCCCGAAACTTAATTCGCAACGGATTCCACCATTACTGTCATCAGAGTAATATCCACATGGCTAAGAATTTTACACATGTACCATCCTATTTCCATGCATATTATCAATAACAGTTAACAGTGGATAATGTTACTGAGGTGACAATACTAAGTGACATCAACTATTATGGGAGTTTCGATGCATCAATTGGCAATGACTACTTTTGTACCCACAAACATCcaatttatcaaaattaagCATATATGAGTAACAGTTTGAACAAAATCCTACATAATTTGAACATAATAATGGgatcaacatggtcaaggtTGAATGCTTGCCTTCCTTGTTGAGAACTTGTAGTGGCTTGGGATTGACCTCGCACTTCTGTAGCACGTCGATGTCTATATGAAGAAAGCCAAGTAATGAAAATAGTCACCAAATAAACTTCGACAGAGACTAAATCAAACTTACTTTTGCAGAGTCTGAAGTCCGtgattttagaaaaaaaataagaaacaagAATCACATTAATCAAAGTTCGTTATTATGCTCAGGTTACTGCCTTCATGGGACCCGAATCCCAATAGTGATCCAAGATCCAATTTGTCAAAAACGTTACAGTTTTAGTTCTGTGCAGTTTGGACCACAACAATTAAAACAATCAATACTCAATTCCACAATGAATCTTACGAAAGAGGTACTTGAAAGGTGAAACCAAAGtgaaaaaaatgattaaaaattTGTGTGTTGCCTAACTGGAGACTCACATAAAGCTCCAGCCTTATCCATCGGACAGAAAGTTATGAATTTGCGTGTTTGTATAAAAATTAAATATCTAGAAATTCACACATTAATCGAAAGAACATAGTTGTCTAAACATACATCCAGATTATGTCTTACATTACATGGTAGAAGTGTAGAACAATGTGTTGGAATCAAAAGTAAGTCTTTTCTTGTATACGTGTagataaaaacaaacaaaagtcAAAATCTAATAAAGATCTCTAGTAATTTCCACATATTAACTTACACATCTGACAAGTATTATCCAAAACTTTTACTGTTCATAAATTTTAATGTCGTCAGCATCTGAACAAAGGTAAGCAATGGTAGTACCTTTGCGGGTGGAGGGTGGAGTTAACAACGACGGCAATCATTTGATTGATGTTAGATACCATCTGATCCAGTACCTCATGTAGTTGTTTAGACAGTTTACCAGGCGAGCTGGAAGCACACATGATGATGAGGCCCCTTCTTTGACAGGCAGTGACGAGTTTGTGGGCTTCACAGAAGGTCACAAGGAGCTTCTTTAGTGCGTCGCGCATCGCTGGTTCTTCCGCCATTGCCGTGTTCTCGAGCTGCGACAGGAGGGTACTGACTTTGGTCACACGCTTATCAATCTCAATGCAGTCTTCCTCATTCTGAATAACCGTCTCCACCACCTCTTTGATGTTGCGTGCAACTTCAGCAATTTGTTGAAGCAGGCTGCGTGGTTGACCGGTCCTCCCACCATCAAGACCAGGGGCAGACGATGGTTGGGGAACGAGCTAATATAATGTGGTTATTTTATCATTATAGCATgaaaatcataaaaaaaaattataggatTTAACGTACTAAGGACTTTAGGATAACTTTCAATGGATTTAGATTCAGTGCCAATTTTATCATGAGGGTACATGTTTTATGGTGGACATAATTTTCCATCCAGTACCACCAAGGCAGACTCTCAAAATTGCTGACGAAATCCACCGAACAAGATACATTCAACCACGGTTGGTGGATCGGGTGTACAATTTTGAGAAGCTGTCTTATAAGACTGAGTTGTCAGAGAGGTGAGAAATCAGGTCCACTCTCAAGCTTGTAATTCCATGACAAAGTTGGTCCCTAAATTCTTCTCTTAAGTTGATGAGTCAAATCTGAAGTTTTCAAACAGTTATTGTGTACCTTAATTGAAGGTTTATGGATTTATTTATAGTAATGGGGACAtaatatacatttttttaaaaggacTAGAGGCAAAAAGTGAACTGACAAATATGGTATTCACTCTTGCACGTCGTGATGCACCAGGATATCCACAGTATATAGTCGCGCAGAACCAACTAACAAACATGCAGACAATGGTTCACTTCTTCTATTTGTCTAATCCATGCCATAAAACAGTATTACCAAATACATGCTATGTACGGTAGTAACCAAAGTATCGCACCTTTTGGGGAGTACGCTTTCTTGCCATATTGCAGCAGCAACCTAGAGCAACCTGGTAGACAATGATTCACACACAGAAGCATTAATTCATCTGGACCATGTGAATGATACCATCCCAAATTAGGAGTATCTGTCACACAACAGGAAGAGAATGAAAGAATCATACGATTGAGCTATCCCACTGGCTGTCGACTCTTGCTGGAGAGGCATCCAACTCGCTGTCTATTGTTACTGGACGGGCGGCTTCATACGCGTGTGCACGTGGGAAGAAATTCTAATTGATTACAACAGAGAAGAAAATTTCACAAGCAATCAGCATGAAAGCCCAACATTCACAAAGTTGCATGTACACAATGGAGAAAATATGATACCATCCAAAATTAGGAGTATCTCTCACACAGCAGGAAGAGAATGAAAGAATCATACGATTGAGCTATCCCACTGGCTGTCGACTCTTGCTGGAGAGGCATCCAACTCGCTGTCTATTGTTACTGGACGGGCGGCTTCATACGCGCGTGCGCGTGGGAAGAAATTCTAATTGATTACAACAGAGAAGAAAATTTCACAAGCAATCAGCATGAAAGCCCAACATTCACAAAGTTGCATGTACACAATGGAGAAAATATGATACCATCCAAAATTAGGAGTATCTCTCACACAGCAGGAAGAGAATGAAAGAATCATACAATTGAGCTATCCCACGCGCTGTCGACTCTTACTGGAGGGTCATCCCACTCGCTGTCTATTGTTACTGGAGGGGCGACTTCATACGCTTGTGCGCTTTGCAGCATATGCTAATTGATTAcaataaagaagaaaatttCACAAGAAATCGGCATGAAAGCCCCACATTCACAAAGTTGCATGTACACAATGGAGAAAATGACACATAAACTAGGTCATACCTTAAAAGATAAGTCACCAGCTCCCTTCCATTCTATGAATCTGGGAAGCAAACCATCCTATGAATACCAAAGTTCCATGTCATGTGTTGTGACACAATATCTCTCATATTCCTTACCGTTGCTTAACTCCACAGCGACATTCTTGTCAGAGTGATCTTTAATAATTTATATTGATCTTCCTTTAGAAATATGCATTGTTTATATTGATCTTCCTTTAGAAATATGCATTGTTTAGACATTACCATGTCAGCGCATATATACAAGATACACATATTTTAAATTCATCGATAATTGTTGGGCTGagcttgtgtgtgtgtttggtgTGGCCCAATGGCCCACTCCTGTATATGTATTAGTACCCTTAGTATGGGATGGAATAGAGATGAATCCAGAAATTTCCCCAAGTTACCatatggtatcagagcttaggATGGATGCGCTCGGTCTTGGCTGGCGGTGAATcgccggtggtggtggagctCCAGGAGGGGGAAGTGGAAACAGAGGTTCTGCAGCAGGTTGAAGGCAGCAGCGGCTGGGTGCAGGAGGTTAGTGATTTCTGGAGGCAAAGAGGTTGTGTGTGCTTGCTGCTGTTGTGGTctgagaagaagagaaaagaagaagctgcaAGAAGTGAAGAAGTAGAGGGAAATTTGTTGGGCTGCTTCTTCTGTTGAGGCTGAGAAGGGAAAATTCTTGCAAGAATGGGGGAAAATCAGGGAATCGACAAGGTGCTTGAGAAATTGTCTCAGTTGTTCAAGGCGAATAACAAGGACAATCTAATTTTGATGGGAAAAGGTTCAGATGGGATGCTTGAAATCTCAGTGGAGGAGTTAGAGAAACTGAAAAACTTAAGAAGGGTTGAGAGAGATATAGAGAACACAGGAATGACAACTGTACTTGGTACTGCATGTCAAGCTTCTACATTTCCACATGTCTCAAAATCAAAGTGGATACTGGATTCAGGGGCATCTCCACATGTTACGGGCACATCGAGCGAGTTCACAACATTTACTCCATACTCCTCAACATGCAAGGAAACTATCCAGATTGCTGATGGGACTTCACAACCTGTTAGGGGTGTTGGTGACGTTCAATGCACTCCATCTATTATGTTGTCATCAGTTTTATATGCTCCCTCTTTTCCAGTTAATTTGATATCAATGAATTCCTTGGTTGATCATATGGATTGTCGAATTACAGTTGATCTGCACAACTGTTTAATCGAAGAAAGGAAGACTAGAAAGAAACTTGGAACTGGTACTAGGTACAATGGTCTATGGTACTTGGATAGAAGAAGAACCGACAGAGTCATATGCAGTGCTTTGGCAGTTGCTACAAGTGAAACAGAGGCTAAGGTGATTCTCCTTCATTGTCGGTTGGGCCATCTGTCATTCGATACCATGAGTAAGGTCTTCCTCATGAGTTGAGTAAGGTGGAGAAAAACAAGCTAGTCTGTGATGCTTGTGAGTATGGAAAGCACACAAGGACGTCGTATGTGAGTCGTGGACTCCGTAGTACTTCGCCATTTGTGTTGATTCATTCTGATGTTTGGACTTCTCCCGTGGTCTCTGTGAGTGGAATGAAATATTTTGTCACTTTTATTGACTGCTATTCCCGTATGACTTGGATATATCCGATGAAGCACAAATCTGAGGTACTCCGTTGCTTCCAAGACTTCTATGCCTACGTTAGAAATCAATTCAATACTTGTGTTCAGTTTATAAGAATAGATAACGGGACAGAGTATGTGAATAAGGAATTCAACGATTTTCTTTCAGCTGAAGGAATATTACATCAAACTTCTTGCCCCGACACATCCCCACAAAATGAAGTGGCTGAAAGGAAGAATCGACATCTTCTAGAGGTAGCTAGATCAATGATGTTCACTATGAATGTACCTAAGTTTCTATGGAGTGAAGCAGTTATGACGGCTACCTACCTCATTAACCGTATGCCATCAAGAGTGCTTGGGATGAAGACTCCTTATGAGATGATCTTTGGGAGAAATGAGTTCATTGTTCTGCCAAAGGTGTTTGGATGCACCTGCTTTGTTAGAGACCACAGGCCCTTGGTGGGAAAGTTAGATCCACGTGCTGTGAAATGCATCTTCATAGGTTACTCATCCGAACAAaagggctacaagtgtcggaGTCCTAGTGAGTGACGAACATTTGTGAGCATGGATGTGACATTTAGGGAGTTTGAGCCGTTCTATGGAGAGAAGACTGATCTCAGCTCATTATTTGACTTTGACTCACCTAGCATGAGTGATGCTAGTTGAGAGGGGGAGAGTGAAGCATTGAGGACAAAGGAAGATGAACCATCGAGGGTTGTGGTTGGTTCAATTCCATGTACTGTGAGTTGGAGGAAGCCGAATGAGGAGGAAAATTTGAAGGTGTATACGAGGAGGCAAGCTATGGAGGAAGAGATATGACGGAAGCAGAATGAGGAAGAAAATTTAAGGGTGTACACAGGAGACAATTGCAACAGCAGGCTCCGACAACTAGTGAGCAGCAACCGGGTCCAACATTTTATAACACAAGTGACACACGGGTGCAGGGGGAGCAACAGGTTCCAACAACAGTTGAAATTGTTGACTTGTCTGATGCCGAGAGATGTGTCACACCAACTCCATCTAATGCAAACGACCCACTGGATTTGCCTATTGCATTGAGGAAACGAACCCGGGTTGGAGCTGGAAAACCTCCGGATAGGTATGGTTTTGAGCATGACATAGCTAATTATGTATCTTACACATCTTTGTCTCCGAGATACAGGGCCTTCACTGCATCATTGCAATCTGTGGTCATCCCGAGATATTGGGAAGCAGCAAAGCAAGACCTGAAGTGGCACGAGGCCATGATAGAGTTGAATGCTCTTGAAAAGAATAGAACTTGGGAGCTCGTACATCTTCCAGAAGGAAAGAAAGTTGTTAGTTGCAAGTAGATCTACACTGTGAAGCAAAATCCGAAAGGAATGGTTGAAAGGTACAAGGCAAGATTAGTTGCCAGAGGATATAGTCAAACATATGGGATTGACTACGATGAGACCTTTGCACCAGTGGCGAATATGAACACGGTGAGGATCTTAATCTCCTGTGCAACTAACTTTGGGTGGCCTCTTCATCAACTAGACGTAAAAAATGCTTTCTTGCATGGTGATCTACAAGAAGTTTACATGGAGATTCCGCCCGGTTTCTCAACTCCTAAAACAGAACGAAAGGTGTGCAGATTGAGAAAGTCCTTGTATGGGCTCAAGCAATCTCCACGAGCGTGGTTCGATAGGTTCCGACATGCTGTATGTGATATGGGGTATAAACAATGCAATGGGGATCACACTGTATTTTACCGACACTCAGGACGTCAAATTATGATCCTTGcggtatatgttgatgatattatCATCAcaggagatgatgatgagtAGATATCACAACTAAAGAAGAATCTAAGCAAGGAGTTTGAGGTCAAAGACCTTGGCCAACTTAAATATTTCCTTGGCATCGAAATAGCAAGGTCACCCAAAGGGATAGTTCTCTCACAAGGGAAGTACGCCTTGGACTTGCTTAGTGACACGGGCATGCTTGGGTGTCGAGCTGCATCAAACCCCATTGACCAAAACCATAAGCTTTGTGCCCAGTCAGGAGAACCGGTGGATAAAGAAAACTATCTGAGACTTGTAGGGAGACTCCTATATTTATGCCATACAAGGCCTGACATTGTCTACGCTGTGAGTGTGGTGAGCAGATACATGCATGATCCTAGGAGTGGACATCTAGATGCAGTATACCATATCTTGCGATATCTAAAAGGCAGCCCCGGTAAGGGGATATGGTCTAAGAAGAATGGTCATTTGAATGCAGATGGTTATAGTGATGCCGACTGGGTGAGTTGTCTTGATGATAGGAGATCAACTTCGGGATATTGTGTTTTTGTTGGAGGAAACCTAGTGTCGTGGAGAAGCAAGAAGCAATCAGTTGTCTCGATCAACTGCTGAAGCAGAGTACAGGGCTATGTCACTAGGCCTTAGTGAGATGTTGTGGGTAAGAAATCTCTTGTCATAACTGAAAGTGCTGAGAAGGGGTCCTTTGAAGGTTTGGTGTGATAATAAATCAGCTATCAGCATTGCCAACAACCCAGTCCAGCATGATAGAACAAAGCATGTGGAGATAGATCGTTTCTTTATTAAGGAGAAGCTAGATGAGGGTATAATAGAGTTAAATCATGTAAATTCAGGGAACCAACTAGCAGATTAACCAAGGGTTTAGGAGTCAAAGAATGCAATATAGCTTGTAACAAGATGGGAATGATAGATATCTATCATCCAtcttgagggggagtgttgggCTGagcttgtgtgtgtgtttggtgTGGCCCAATGGCCCACTCCTGTATATGTATTAGTACCCTTAGTATGGGATGGAATAGAGATGAATCCAGAAATTTCCCCAAGTTACCACAATAATCATGCCACTGTCATATGTGCGTCACTAGTTTTGAAATTAAATTTGTTAACAAAGTGCACAATTATCTAACAGGACGATCACCGTCGCAACTCAACACATATTGGTGGCATATGTAGGGAAGTGGTCATACCCTTTGTGATGTCTGGATCCGAACTTGCTTGTCAGCTTCGTCTTGATATTGTTTCGTCATCTGGTAGTCAAGTATTCAGACATACTatcatatacatataccatagCAGCATCCATAATGTTTAGGCAATGGGAAGGGGTCTAAGCTTTGACACTGGGAAGGGGTCTAAGCTTCCAAATGACCAAATGTAGTCTAGCATGCAGAATCAGTTTGTTGGGACCAACATCTAAATAGAAAATCACCTCTTGGCACCTCACTCTATATCTCTCCTTATCTTACTGACATGTgacctctctccctccctctttaTCCGTCCTCTCTTTCTATGAAGCGGGTCTTAAATACACATTACACAGGTTATATGTTTTTAGTGGAAACCTCTT carries:
- the LOC100829235 gene encoding uncharacterized protein LOC100829235 isoform X7; protein product: MARAFEEPGREDGKAPASVAFVWKIRMIDAVGGVAKVVGVALKIKEAADTVRQNKKDCHHIKSRIEILNKTLSQHGNNMELMEDSAVMAALEALDKILGEALEVIIECQEERNIICVYYTSGKLSRQLSKVEQRISHLNSDVMLTIMSYQLPRKYQDGVPPLHSQVHSSIRTPFHSQAMQPPSLPQKMTKQYQDEADKQVRIQTSQRDGLLPRFIEWKGAGDLSFKHMLQSAQAYEVAPPVTIDSEWDDPPVRVDSAWDSSINFFPRARAYEAARPVTIDSELDASPARVDSQWDSSIVALGCCCNMARKRTPQKLENTAMAEEPAMRDALKKLLVTFCEAHKLVTACQRRGLIIMCASSSPGKLSKQLHEVLDQMVSNINQMIAVVVNSTLHPQRHRRATEVRGQSQATTSSQQGS
- the LOC100829235 gene encoding uncharacterized protein LOC100829235 isoform X6 is translated as MARAFEEPGREDGKAPASVAFVWKIRMIDAVGGVAKVVGVALKIKEAADTVRQNKKDCHHIKSRIEILNKTLSQHGNNMELMEDSAVMAALEALDKILGEALEVIIECQEERNIICVYYTSGKLSRQLSKVEQRISHLNSDVMLTIMSYQLPRKYQDGVPPLHSQVHSSIRTPFHSQAMQPPSLPQKMTKQYQDEADKQVRIQTSQRDGLLPRFIEWKGAGDLSFKHMLQSAQAYEVAPPVTIDSEWDDPPVRVDSAWDSSINFFPRARAYEAARPVTIDSELDASPARVDSQWDSSINFFPRAHAYEAARPVTIDSELDASPARVDSQWDSSIVALGCCCNMARKRTPQKLENTAMAEEPAMRDALKKLLVTFCEAHKLVTACQRRGLIIMCASSSPGKLSKQLHEVLDQMVSNINQMIAVVVNSTLHPQRHRRATEVRGQSQATTSSQQGS
- the LOC100829235 gene encoding uncharacterized protein LOC100829235 isoform X5 — encoded protein: MARAFEEPGREDGKAPASVAFVWKIRMIDAVGGVAKVVGVALKIKEAADTVRQNKKDCHHIKSRIEILNKTLSQHGNNMELMEDSAVMAALEALDKILGEALEVIIECQEERNIICVYYTSGKLSRQLSKVEQRISHLNSDVMLTIMSYQLPRKYQDGVPPLHSQVHSSIRTPFHSQAMQPPSLPQKMTKQYQDEADKQVRIQTSQRNFFPRARAYEAARPVTIDSELDASPARVDSQWDSSINFFPRAHAYEAARPVTIDSELDASPARVDSQWDSSIVALGCCCNMARKRTPQKLVPQPSSAPGLDGGRTGQPRSLLQQIAEVARNIKEVVETVIQNEEDCIEIDKRVTKVSTLLSQLENTAMAEEPAMRDALKKLLVTFCEAHKLVTACQRRGLIIMCASSSPGKLSKQLHEVLDQMVSNINQMIAVVVNSTLHPQRHRRATEVRGQSQATTSSQQGS
- the LOC100829235 gene encoding uncharacterized protein LOC100829235 isoform X2, translated to MIDAVGGVAKVVGVALKIKEAADTVRQNKKDCHHIKSRIEILNKTLSQHGNNMELMEDSAVMAALEALDKILGEALEVIIECQEERNIICVYYTSGKLSRQLSKVEQRISHLNSDVMLTIMSYQLPRKYQDGVPPLHSQVHSSIRTPFHSQAMQPPSLPQKMTKQYQDEADKQVRIQTSQRDGLLPRFIEWKGAGDLSFKHMLQSAQAYEVAPPVTIDSEWDDPPVRVDSAWDSSINFFPRARAYEAARPVTIDSELDASPARVDSQWDSSINFFPRAHAYEAARPVTIDSELDASPARVDSQWDSSIVALGCCCNMARKRTPQKLVPQPSSAPGLDGGRTGQPRSLLQQIAEVARNIKEVVETVIQNEEDCIEIDKRVTKVSTLLSQLENTAMAEEPAMRDALKKLLVTFCEAHKLVTACQRRGLIIMCASSSPGKLSKQLHEVLDQMVSNINQMIAVVVNSTLHPQRHRRATEVRGQSQATTSSQQGS
- the LOC100829235 gene encoding uncharacterized protein LOC100829235 isoform X4 codes for the protein MARAFEEPGREDGKAPASVAFVWKIRMIDAVGGVAKVVGVALKIKEAADTVRQNKKDCHHIKSRIEILNKTLSQHGNNMELMEDSAVMAALEALDKILGEALEVIIECQEERNIICVYYTSGKLSRQLSKVEQRISHLNSDVMLTIMSYQLPRKYQDGVPPLHSQVHSSIRTPFHSQAMQPPSLPQKMTKQYQDEADKQVRIQTSQRDGLLPRFIEWKGAGDLSFKHMLQSAQAYEVAPPVTIDSEWDDPPVRVDSAWDSSINFFPRARAYEAARPVTIDSELDASPARVDSQWDSSIVALGCCCNMARKRTPQKLVPQPSSAPGLDGGRTGQPRSLLQQIAEVARNIKEVVETVIQNEEDCIEIDKRVTKVSTLLSQLENTAMAEEPAMRDALKKLLVTFCEAHKLVTACQRRGLIIMCASSSPGKLSKQLHEVLDQMVSNINQMIAVVVNSTLHPQRHRRATEVRGQSQATTSSQQGS